The Pygocentrus nattereri isolate fPygNat1 chromosome 17, fPygNat1.pri, whole genome shotgun sequence genome window below encodes:
- the selenof gene encoding selenoprotein F codes for MAAEVYLLCLFPLLQTLSAFGAELSSEACRELGFSSNLLCSSCDLLGQFSLNQLEPFCRQCCQQEAQLESRKLYPGAILEVCGUKLGRFPQVQAFVRSDKPKMFKGLQIKYVRGSDPVLKLLDDNGNIAEELSILKWNTDSVEEFLSEKLDRI; via the exons ATGGCGGCGGAGGTTTACTTACTCTGCTTATTCCCTTTATTACAAACG CTCTCGGCGTTTGGAGCGGAGCTTTCCTCCGAGGCCTGCAGGGAGCTGGGCTTCTCCAGCAATCTCCTCTGCAGCTCCTGTGATTTACTGGGCCAGTTCAGTCTGAACCAGCTGGAGCCATTCTGCAGGCAGTGCTGTCAGCAAGAGGCCCAGCTCGAGTCCAGGAAG CTCTATCCTGGAGCCATCCTGGAGGTGTGTGGATGAAAATTGGGGAGGTTCCCTCAAGTCCAAG cttttgtcaGGAGCGACAAGCCAAAGATGTTCAAGGGCCTTCAaattaag TATGTGCGAGGCTCGGACCCTGTGCTGAAGCTGCTGGACGATAACGGGAACATTGCTGAAGAGCTcagcatcctcaagtggaacaCCGACAGCGTGGAGGAATTCCTCAGTGAAAAACTCGACCGCATTTAG